In Nocardia sputorum, a single genomic region encodes these proteins:
- the urtD gene encoding urea ABC transporter ATP-binding protein UrtD, whose translation MTETTHEPKLGGNAGMSSEYLEIRGLSVSFDGFKAVTDVDLTVLQGDLRFLIGPNGAGKTTLIDAITGLVPATGSAQKTGVELLGKKVHRIARLGVGRTFQTASVFEQLSVLQNLDIAAGAGRSALTMLRRRRSVLPAIEEALETTGLAGLRDKPAGVLAHGQKQWLEIGMLLVQNASVLLLDEPVAGMSAEEREETGNLLRRIGGDRVVVVVEHDMDFMRAFATSVTVLAGGKVLSEGTVEQVQADPKVQEVYLGTAAAVGTELEDASSAPSPDSARKGDSDA comes from the coding sequence ATGACCGAGACGACGCACGAACCGAAGCTCGGCGGCAACGCCGGAATGTCCAGCGAGTACCTCGAGATCCGCGGCCTCTCGGTGAGTTTCGACGGATTCAAGGCCGTCACCGATGTCGATCTGACGGTGTTGCAGGGCGATCTGCGCTTCCTCATCGGCCCCAACGGCGCTGGCAAGACGACGCTCATCGATGCGATCACCGGGCTGGTCCCGGCGACCGGTTCGGCGCAGAAGACCGGCGTGGAATTGCTCGGCAAGAAGGTGCATCGGATCGCCCGGCTCGGCGTCGGGCGGACATTCCAGACGGCCAGCGTGTTCGAGCAGCTCAGCGTGCTGCAGAATCTCGACATCGCCGCGGGCGCGGGCCGCTCCGCGCTCACCATGCTGCGCCGCCGCAGATCCGTGCTCCCGGCGATCGAGGAGGCGCTGGAGACCACCGGACTGGCAGGCCTGCGCGACAAGCCCGCCGGGGTACTCGCGCACGGGCAGAAGCAATGGCTCGAGATCGGCATGCTCCTGGTGCAGAACGCGTCGGTGCTTCTCTTGGACGAGCCGGTGGCCGGGATGAGCGCGGAGGAGCGCGAGGAGACCGGGAACTTGCTGCGCCGGATCGGCGGCGACCGGGTGGTCGTAGTGGTCGAGCACGACATGGATTTCATGCGCGCCTTCGCCACCTCGGTCACCGTCCTCGCCGGCGGGAAGGTGCTCAGCGAGGGAACCGTCGAACAGGTGCAGGCGGACCCGAAAGTGCAGGAGGTCTACCTCGGCACCGCCGCGGCCGTCGGAACCGAGCTGGAGGACGCGTCGAGCGCGCCGAGCCCGGACTCGGCCCGGAAAGGGGACAGCGATGCTTGA
- the urtE gene encoding urea ABC transporter ATP-binding subunit UrtE, with amino-acid sequence MLELTDIHSGYGRTEVIHGVSITVPDDSVVAVMGHNGAGKTTLLRTAVGLIGAKSGRIEFDGEAVTKLSPSRRVRRGIAYVPQGQQSFPQLTTAENMQVVADGRKRGKALIDESLDLFPALRELLTRKAGLLSGGQRQQLAIARALITEPKLLILDEPTEGIQPSVVAEIERTIIDLTRRGGLSVLLVEQHIGFALQAAQRYYVLRSGRVTATGAGGAGAESDVRSAMAI; translated from the coding sequence ATGCTTGAACTCACCGATATCCACTCCGGCTACGGCCGCACCGAGGTGATCCACGGCGTCTCGATCACGGTCCCGGACGACAGCGTGGTGGCCGTCATGGGACACAACGGCGCGGGGAAGACCACGCTGCTGCGCACCGCTGTCGGCCTGATCGGCGCGAAGTCCGGCCGGATCGAGTTCGACGGCGAGGCCGTCACCAAACTGTCGCCGTCGCGGCGGGTACGCCGCGGGATCGCGTACGTGCCGCAGGGGCAGCAGAGTTTCCCGCAACTGACCACCGCGGAGAACATGCAGGTGGTCGCGGACGGCCGCAAACGCGGCAAGGCGCTGATCGACGAATCGCTCGACCTGTTCCCCGCGCTGCGCGAGCTGCTGACGCGCAAGGCGGGCCTGCTGTCCGGCGGGCAGCGCCAGCAACTGGCCATCGCGCGGGCGCTGATCACCGAGCCGAAACTGCTCATCCTGGACGAGCCGACCGAGGGCATCCAGCCGTCGGTGGTCGCCGAGATCGAGCGCACCATCATCGATCTCACCCGCCGCGGCGGGCTGAGCGTGCTGCTGGTCGAACAGCACATCGGCTTCGCGTTGCAGGCGGCGCAGCGCTACTACGTGCTGCGGTCCGGCCGGGTAACCGCCACGGGCGCGGGTGGGGCCGGCGCCGAGAGCGACGTCCGCTCGGCGATGGCGATCTGA
- a CDS encoding GntR family transcriptional regulator: MAHHRGRIPLREQVYDSLRRDLATGAIVPTERLREERLAEAYGVSRTPVREALARLQADGLVERLADGLYPYRPRLDELDHLYELRLVLETRGMRRVGPPGTAPAHDLDLVRAELDAWRALRDDPPEPGPALVAADERFHTTLLAAAGNAALADALTAVHVRVRPVRTLDVPTPERIATMTAEHIAVAEHLMSGAVDAALDTLTAHVTTSRTHVLARAEHALRLTKLGRAVRD; the protein is encoded by the coding sequence GTGGCCCACCACAGGGGCCGGATCCCGTTGCGCGAGCAGGTGTACGACTCGTTGCGCCGGGATCTGGCCACCGGAGCCATCGTGCCGACCGAGCGGCTTCGGGAGGAGCGCCTCGCCGAGGCCTACGGGGTGTCGCGCACCCCGGTGCGGGAGGCGTTGGCCCGCTTACAAGCCGACGGCCTGGTCGAGCGTCTCGCCGACGGCCTGTATCCGTACCGGCCGAGGCTCGACGAACTCGATCACCTCTACGAGTTGCGCCTCGTCCTGGAAACCAGGGGCATGCGACGCGTGGGGCCGCCCGGCACGGCGCCTGCGCACGATCTGGATCTCGTGCGCGCGGAGCTCGACGCCTGGCGCGCACTGCGCGACGACCCACCGGAACCTGGACCCGCGCTGGTGGCCGCCGACGAGCGGTTCCACACCACCTTGCTGGCGGCCGCGGGCAACGCCGCACTCGCCGACGCGCTCACCGCCGTGCACGTCCGGGTGCGCCCGGTGCGCACGCTGGACGTGCCGACGCCGGAACGGATCGCCACGATGACCGCCGAGCACATCGCGGTCGCCGAGCATCTGATGTCCGGCGCCGTGGATGCGGCGCTGGACACGCTCACCGCCCACGTCACCACCTCGCGCACGCACGTGCTGGCCCGTGCGGAGCACGCGCTGCGCCTGACCAAACTGGGCCGCGCCGTGCGGGATTGA
- a CDS encoding NERD domain-containing protein → MLVRIRPGAELSGAEREFVACLRSYPTTGLAVVDIEADNRRVDAVVWTPRGLTVLEVHGFQRRQSGILSTPADGPWKISDAPVELDDPESGSPAERVEHGMYAVKRMLERALQDPGHISGAVVLVPFRGAVVRPARTNLRPGLDVVVGNVTDATELRIYLEGFSAGPRDWTADRVIGACGALGLAELAPSRAELLEAGFEEHAPEPVTTIARTPKPRVEPTPGVATKSQAYAGWSVVVIAVVGVLFVLGVIATALAHDSAQPIPATGTTSPTPSPPAYRPTQCFPFQQSC, encoded by the coding sequence ATGCTGGTGAGGATCAGGCCCGGAGCGGAGCTTTCCGGCGCCGAGCGGGAATTCGTCGCGTGCCTGCGGTCGTATCCGACGACCGGCCTCGCCGTGGTCGATATCGAGGCGGACAATCGGCGCGTCGACGCGGTGGTGTGGACCCCGCGTGGCCTGACCGTGCTGGAAGTGCATGGATTCCAGCGCAGGCAGAGCGGCATTCTGAGCACACCGGCCGATGGGCCGTGGAAGATCAGCGACGCGCCGGTGGAATTGGACGACCCGGAGTCCGGGAGCCCCGCCGAGCGCGTGGAGCACGGGATGTACGCGGTCAAGCGCATGCTCGAGCGGGCGCTGCAGGATCCAGGGCACATCAGCGGCGCGGTGGTGCTCGTCCCGTTCCGCGGAGCCGTGGTGCGCCCGGCGCGCACGAATCTGCGCCCGGGGTTGGACGTGGTCGTCGGGAACGTCACCGACGCGACGGAACTGCGTATCTACCTGGAGGGGTTCTCCGCGGGACCGCGGGACTGGACCGCCGACCGGGTGATCGGCGCGTGCGGCGCGCTCGGTCTGGCGGAACTCGCCCCGTCCCGCGCGGAACTCCTGGAAGCGGGTTTCGAGGAGCACGCGCCGGAGCCGGTCACCACCATCGCGCGCACACCGAAGCCTCGAGTCGAGCCGACGCCCGGCGTCGCGACGAAGAGCCAGGCGTATGCCGGGTGGTCCGTCGTCGTCATCGCCGTGGTCGGCGTCCTGTTCGTGCTCGGCGTGATCGCCACCGCGCTCGCGCACGACTCCGCGCAGCCGATCCCCGCGACCGGCACGACGAGCCCGACGCCGTCGCCGCCCGCGTACCGGCCCACCCAGTGCTTCCCCTTCCAACAGAGCTGCTGA
- a CDS encoding carboxymuconolactone decarboxylase family protein has protein sequence MQPRISPGRLRELGPLNWVVWQVLSRAAGTGDAHLFSTLGRTGGLFRGWLHYSGKLMPGGRLPRHESELVILRVAHLRGCDYEMDHHIRLGRRAGVTSEILERLREGPAAAGWSDKHRALLAAVDQLVETRDLDDDTWAELAKHYDERSLIEIVLLINQYDGLATTITALRIQRDGV, from the coding sequence CTGCAACCACGCATCTCACCCGGACGGCTCCGGGAACTCGGCCCGCTCAACTGGGTTGTCTGGCAGGTGCTTTCCCGCGCCGCGGGCACCGGCGACGCCCATTTGTTCAGCACGCTCGGCCGTACCGGGGGACTGTTCCGCGGCTGGCTGCACTATTCGGGCAAACTCATGCCGGGCGGGCGGCTGCCCCGCCACGAGTCGGAACTGGTCATCCTCCGGGTCGCGCATCTGCGCGGCTGCGACTACGAGATGGACCATCACATCCGGCTCGGCCGGCGCGCCGGGGTGACGAGCGAGATCCTGGAGCGGCTGCGCGAGGGCCCGGCGGCGGCAGGCTGGTCGGACAAGCATCGGGCGCTGCTGGCCGCCGTGGACCAACTTGTCGAGACGCGCGACCTCGACGACGACACCTGGGCCGAGCTGGCGAAGCACTACGACGAGCGCAGCCTGATCGAAATCGTGCTGCTCATCAACCAATACGACGGCCTGGCCACGACCATCACCGCCCTGCGCATCCAGCGCGACGGCGTCTAG
- a CDS encoding TetR/AcrR family transcriptional regulator C-terminal domain-containing protein, with translation MGQPKERSGAGDPVRTLELLWRVPAESGRGPKQRSSVEAVVAAAIEIADADGIGALTIRAVANRLGLTPMATYTYVPGKAELIDLMLDTVYAQMERGNLTGLSWRERVTRIAAENRAMLARHPWVAYLPTTRPPLGPGLAAKYDHELAAFAGLGLDDVAMDAALTFVLGFVTSVARIAIDSARAAADSAMSDGQWWERAAPVLARVFDAERYPLAARVGAAAGQAHDAAYSAEHAYEFGLTLVLDGLARRIEGPSADR, from the coding sequence ATGGGACAGCCGAAGGAACGCAGCGGTGCGGGCGACCCGGTGCGCACGCTGGAGTTGCTATGGCGTGTGCCGGCCGAGTCGGGCCGGGGCCCGAAACAGCGCAGCAGCGTCGAGGCGGTCGTGGCCGCCGCGATCGAGATCGCCGACGCGGACGGCATCGGAGCGCTCACGATCCGCGCGGTCGCCAACCGGCTCGGCCTGACCCCCATGGCCACCTACACGTATGTGCCGGGCAAGGCCGAGCTGATCGATCTGATGCTGGACACGGTGTACGCGCAGATGGAGCGCGGAAACCTCACCGGCCTGTCCTGGCGCGAGCGGGTCACCCGGATCGCGGCCGAGAACCGCGCCATGCTGGCCCGGCATCCGTGGGTGGCGTATCTGCCGACCACCCGGCCGCCGCTCGGACCCGGTCTCGCCGCCAAATACGACCACGAGCTGGCCGCGTTCGCGGGACTCGGCCTCGATGACGTCGCCATGGACGCCGCACTGACGTTCGTGCTCGGCTTCGTCACCTCCGTCGCCCGCATCGCCATCGACAGCGCGCGTGCGGCGGCCGACAGCGCCATGTCCGACGGGCAGTGGTGGGAACGGGCCGCGCCGGTTCTCGCGCGGGTCTTCGACGCGGAGCGCTACCCGCTGGCCGCGCGCGTCGGCGCTGCGGCGGGCCAGGCGCACGACGCCGCCTACAGCGCCGAGCACGCCTACGAGTTCGGCTTGACGCTGGTGCTGGACGGTTTGGCGCGCCGCATCGAGGGGCCGTCCGCCGACCGCTAG
- a CDS encoding VOC family protein yields MNITASAISLNVPDPAASAKFLIDHLGFEEKMSADGFVSLDRADAGLNVIYLRTGLASFKPKSAAGSAGEGLLVVFVVDDIDAEYARLQGEGVPIVTPIETEEWGERYFQMSDPNGIVIQLVQWV; encoded by the coding sequence ATGAACATCACCGCTTCCGCCATCTCGCTCAACGTCCCCGATCCGGCCGCCTCGGCGAAGTTCCTCATCGACCACCTCGGCTTCGAGGAGAAGATGTCGGCCGACGGATTCGTCTCGCTGGATCGCGCCGACGCCGGCCTGAACGTGATCTACCTGCGCACTGGACTGGCGAGTTTCAAACCGAAGAGCGCGGCGGGCAGCGCGGGCGAAGGCCTGCTCGTCGTCTTCGTCGTCGACGACATCGATGCCGAGTACGCCCGGTTGCAAGGCGAGGGAGTGCCGATCGTGACGCCCATCGAGACCGAGGAATGGGGCGAGCGGTACTTCCAGATGAGCGACCCGAACGGGATCGTCATCCAGTTGGTGCAGTGGGTGTGA
- a CDS encoding SDR family oxidoreductase: MTVAVTGASGQLGRLVVEELLRAGSTPVAIVRDPRKVADLAERGVDVRQAAYDDSAALERALDGVDRVLLISGNEFGARVAQHANVIRAAERAGVRLLAYTSIPNAADNPLILAQEHRGTEAVLAESSVPHVLLRNGWYWENYVGGLAHAVESGVLHGAAGEGRVAGAARADYAEAAARVLTTDGHAGRVYELGGGERLTYAELAQAISEASGKPVRYENLPEADYAAVLSQAGLPDVYAKALADADAGIATGILDVRSGDLEKLLGRPATPAVEVFRAALA; this comes from the coding sequence ATGACCGTCGCCGTCACCGGAGCCAGCGGCCAGCTGGGCCGACTCGTAGTGGAGGAGTTGTTGCGCGCGGGGTCGACGCCCGTCGCGATCGTGCGTGATCCCCGGAAAGTGGCCGATCTGGCCGAACGCGGCGTCGACGTCCGGCAGGCCGCCTACGACGACTCGGCCGCGCTGGAGCGTGCCCTCGACGGCGTCGACCGGGTGCTGCTGATCTCAGGCAACGAGTTCGGCGCGCGCGTGGCCCAGCACGCCAATGTGATTCGCGCGGCCGAACGTGCGGGCGTGCGACTGCTCGCCTACACCAGCATTCCGAACGCGGCCGACAACCCGCTGATCCTCGCCCAGGAACACCGGGGCACCGAGGCGGTGCTCGCCGAATCGTCCGTGCCGCACGTCTTGCTGCGCAACGGCTGGTACTGGGAGAACTACGTGGGCGGCCTCGCGCACGCGGTGGAGTCGGGGGTGTTGCACGGAGCTGCCGGTGAGGGGCGCGTGGCGGGCGCGGCGCGCGCCGACTACGCCGAAGCGGCCGCCCGTGTGCTCACCACCGATGGTCACGCGGGCCGGGTGTACGAACTCGGTGGCGGCGAGCGGCTCACTTATGCCGAGCTGGCACAGGCGATTTCGGAGGCGTCGGGCAAGCCGGTGCGCTACGAGAACTTGCCCGAAGCGGACTATGCCGCCGTGCTGAGCCAGGCCGGCCTGCCCGACGTCTACGCGAAGGCGCTCGCCGACGCCGACGCGGGCATCGCCACCGGCATCCTCGATGTGCGCTCCGGTGACCTGGAGAAACTCCTCGGGCGACCGGCCACCCCGGCGGTCGAGGTCTTCCGCGCGGCGCTCGCCTGA
- a CDS encoding winged helix-turn-helix transcriptional regulator, which translates to MTTQRTVSAEADDPTLEADVFARNCTSRPVLQNVASRWGTLALVALREGPYRFSALRRRVDGVSERMLSQTLQALERDGMVHREVQETIPPRVEYTLTELGAEVAAHLEALIQVLETNMPRVRAAQAAYHRD; encoded by the coding sequence ATGACCACCCAGCGCACCGTCTCGGCCGAGGCCGACGACCCCACGCTGGAAGCCGACGTCTTCGCGCGCAACTGCACCTCACGGCCGGTCCTGCAGAATGTCGCCAGCCGCTGGGGCACCTTGGCCCTGGTCGCGCTGCGCGAAGGCCCGTATCGGTTCAGCGCCCTGCGCAGGCGGGTCGACGGCGTGAGCGAGCGCATGCTGTCGCAGACCCTGCAAGCACTGGAACGTGACGGTATGGTGCATCGCGAGGTGCAGGAGACGATCCCACCGCGCGTGGAATACACCCTCACGGAACTGGGCGCCGAGGTGGCCGCACACCTGGAGGCACTGATCCAGGTGCTGGAAACCAACATGCCCCGCGTGCGAGCGGCCCAGGCGGCCTACCACCGCGACTGA
- a CDS encoding PPOX class F420-dependent oxidoreductase: MELAAAVDFARDHRRSVLTTIRRNGRPQLSNVLHVVGDDGRIRISITADRAKYHNLVRDPWAALHVTREDFFAYAVLEGPVELTPVAAAPDDPTVDALVDYYRTANGEHPDWDEYRDAMVADRRALVLFTPTHAYGMLPAAG, from the coding sequence ATGGAACTCGCCGCCGCAGTTGATTTCGCCCGCGATCACCGCAGGTCCGTACTCACTACGATCCGCCGTAACGGACGCCCGCAATTGTCCAACGTGCTGCATGTCGTCGGCGACGACGGCCGCATCCGCATCTCGATCACCGCCGACCGCGCGAAGTATCACAACCTCGTCCGCGACCCTTGGGCGGCGCTGCATGTGACCCGTGAGGACTTCTTCGCCTATGCCGTGCTCGAAGGCCCGGTGGAACTCACCCCCGTCGCCGCCGCGCCCGACGATCCCACCGTCGACGCGCTCGTCGACTACTACCGCACCGCGAACGGCGAGCATCCGGACTGGGACGAGTACCGCGACGCGATGGTGGCCGATCGCCGCGCCCTGGTGCTGTTCACGCCGACGCACGCCTACGGGATGCTTCCGGCCGCCGGTTAG
- a CDS encoding polysaccharide deacetylase family protein produces the protein MFRRWLIGSVPVLVVVVLLGTGTFYLTKARTFQLAGHVVSRVDTDARVVALTLDDGPSDRAPEVLRVLAEAQVPATFYLNGRDLAAHPEYGRAIAAAGHEIGNHTYSHRRMVFVTPATVRDEVERTDAEIMRTGYVGPITFRPPYGKKLWVLPHYLAEHDRVTVTWDVEPDSGKAGATADDIVAETLGKVRPGSIVLLHVMHGNAEPSIAAIPRIVAELRAAGYQFVTVSDLMSR, from the coding sequence ATGTTTCGCAGGTGGCTGATCGGAAGTGTGCCGGTGCTCGTCGTGGTGGTGCTGCTGGGGACGGGCACCTTCTACCTGACGAAGGCGCGCACCTTCCAGCTGGCCGGTCACGTCGTGAGCAGGGTGGACACCGACGCCAGGGTGGTCGCGCTGACCTTGGACGACGGACCGTCCGACCGGGCCCCCGAAGTGCTGCGAGTGCTCGCCGAGGCGCAGGTTCCGGCCACCTTCTACCTGAACGGGCGCGATCTCGCCGCGCACCCGGAGTACGGCAGGGCGATCGCCGCGGCGGGCCACGAGATCGGCAACCACACCTATTCGCATCGCCGGATGGTCTTCGTCACGCCCGCTACGGTTCGTGACGAGGTGGAGCGCACCGACGCCGAGATCATGCGGACCGGCTACGTCGGCCCCATCACGTTCCGCCCGCCTTACGGCAAGAAGTTGTGGGTGCTGCCGCACTACCTGGCCGAGCACGACCGGGTCACCGTGACGTGGGACGTGGAGCCCGATTCGGGCAAGGCGGGCGCCACGGCGGACGACATCGTCGCCGAGACCCTCGGCAAGGTCCGTCCTGGCTCGATCGTCCTGCTGCACGTCATGCACGGGAACGCCGAGCCGTCGATCGCCGCCATTCCCCGCATTGTCGCCGAATTACGCGCCGCCGGTTACCAATTCGTCACGGTCTCCGATCTGATGTCGCGCTGA
- the lpdA gene encoding dihydrolipoyl dehydrogenase — MTSHYDVVVLGAGPGGYVAAIRAAQLGLRTAIVEQKYWGGVCLNVGCIPSKALLRNAELAHIFTKEAKTFGISGEVNFDFGVAFDRSRKVADGRVKGVHFLMKKNKIDEFDGKGTFTGPNSLSVELGKGGTESITFDNAIIAAGTVTKLLPGTRLSANVVTYEEQILTRDLPGSILIVGAGAIGMEFGYVLKNYGVDVRIVEFLDRALPNEDADVSKEITKQYKKLGITITTGAAVQSIEDDGAKVTVAIKDNKSGSIETVTVDKVLQAVGFAPRVDGYGLETTGVVVTDRGAIGIDDYMRTNVPHIYAIGDVTGKLQLAHVAEAQGVVAAETIAGAETVTLGDYRMMPRATFCQPQVASFGLTEQQARDEGYDVKVATFPFTANGKAHGLGDPTGFVKLIADARYGELIGGHLIGPDVSELLPELTLAQKWDLTVNELTRNVHTHPTLSEALQEAFHGLAGHMINF; from the coding sequence GTGACTTCCCACTACGATGTCGTCGTTCTCGGTGCTGGTCCCGGCGGATACGTCGCCGCGATCCGCGCCGCTCAACTCGGCTTGCGAACAGCGATCGTCGAGCAGAAATACTGGGGTGGTGTGTGCCTGAACGTGGGCTGCATCCCGTCCAAGGCGCTGCTGCGCAACGCCGAGCTCGCCCACATCTTCACCAAGGAGGCGAAGACCTTCGGCATCTCCGGTGAGGTGAACTTCGACTTCGGGGTCGCCTTCGACCGCAGCCGCAAGGTCGCCGACGGCCGGGTCAAGGGCGTCCACTTCCTGATGAAGAAGAACAAGATCGACGAGTTCGACGGCAAGGGCACCTTCACCGGCCCGAACTCGCTCTCGGTCGAGCTCGGCAAGGGCGGCACCGAGTCGATCACGTTCGACAACGCGATCATCGCGGCGGGCACTGTCACCAAGTTGCTGCCCGGCACCCGGCTCAGCGCCAACGTGGTCACCTACGAGGAGCAGATCCTCACCCGTGACCTGCCGGGCTCCATCCTCATCGTCGGCGCGGGCGCGATCGGCATGGAGTTCGGTTACGTCCTGAAGAACTACGGCGTCGACGTGCGCATCGTCGAGTTCCTCGATCGCGCGCTGCCGAACGAGGACGCGGACGTCTCCAAGGAGATCACCAAGCAGTACAAGAAGCTCGGCATCACCATCACCACCGGTGCGGCCGTGCAGTCCATCGAGGACGACGGCGCCAAGGTCACCGTCGCGATCAAGGACAACAAGTCCGGCTCGATCGAGACCGTCACCGTCGACAAGGTGCTGCAGGCCGTCGGCTTCGCCCCGCGCGTCGACGGCTACGGCCTGGAGACCACCGGCGTGGTGGTCACCGACCGCGGCGCGATCGGGATCGACGACTACATGCGCACCAACGTGCCGCACATCTACGCGATCGGCGACGTCACCGGCAAGCTGCAGCTCGCGCACGTCGCCGAGGCGCAGGGCGTGGTGGCGGCCGAGACCATCGCGGGTGCGGAGACCGTCACCCTCGGCGACTACCGGATGATGCCGCGCGCCACCTTCTGCCAGCCGCAGGTCGCCAGCTTCGGCCTGACCGAGCAGCAGGCCCGCGACGAGGGCTACGACGTGAAGGTCGCGACCTTCCCGTTCACCGCCAACGGCAAGGCGCACGGTCTCGGCGACCCGACCGGTTTCGTCAAGCTGATCGCCGACGCCAGGTACGGCGAACTGATCGGCGGGCACCTCATCGGCCCGGACGTCTCCGAGCTGCTGCCCGAGCTCACCCTCGCGCAGAAGTGGGATCTGACGGTCAACGAGCTGACCCGCAACGTGCACACCCACCCGACGCTCAGCGAGGCCCTCCAGGAAGCCTTCCACGGCCTGGCCGGCCACATGATCAACTTCTGA
- a CDS encoding AraC family transcriptional regulator, producing MSSRFDPIAAPVANDAGTLSDPLDGTASTHLTRLVRDTAADAGVRPEVLAAVPGTDDATLTGELNRIPLRSVLRLWDLLAHSTTGPGAGLAVAAAAPLGTLTTWDYLVTNGPTLADALRAAEPYHRLVTAAAEELTLNDDGPLSVAFRTTAPDPATAATITEYVLAYYLRRAREATGRPVVPERVVFSGPAPADHRVVIEAFGTDRIEFGGPVDAVVFAEADARAPLVRADPRLAELLRSHADLVLATARPIAGPLESFRIALAAAIDDRDASLGAVARRLAVSTRSLQRRLSEQDTTWRAEYDLARYERARVLLAEGRSTTAAIAGRLGFADDRALRKAYRRWSGSPPSGAGKR from the coding sequence GTGAGCAGCCGTTTCGATCCGATCGCGGCACCCGTTGCCAACGACGCGGGAACACTGTCGGATCCACTCGACGGGACCGCTTCCACCCATCTGACCCGGCTGGTCCGCGACACCGCCGCGGACGCGGGAGTCCGGCCCGAGGTGCTGGCAGCCGTTCCCGGAACCGATGACGCCACACTGACCGGCGAATTGAACCGGATTCCGCTGCGCTCGGTGCTCCGGCTGTGGGATCTGCTGGCGCACAGCACGACCGGTCCCGGCGCGGGACTCGCCGTGGCCGCCGCCGCACCACTCGGCACCCTCACCACCTGGGACTACCTGGTCACCAACGGGCCGACGCTGGCCGATGCCCTGCGCGCGGCTGAGCCCTACCACCGCCTGGTCACCGCGGCCGCCGAGGAGTTGACGCTGAACGATGACGGCCCGTTGAGCGTCGCCTTCCGCACCACCGCGCCCGACCCGGCGACGGCCGCGACGATCACCGAGTACGTACTCGCCTACTACCTGCGCCGCGCCCGCGAAGCCACCGGCCGTCCGGTAGTTCCCGAACGCGTTGTCTTCAGTGGTCCCGCGCCGGCCGACCACCGGGTGGTCATCGAGGCGTTCGGCACCGACCGCATCGAGTTCGGCGGGCCGGTCGACGCGGTCGTCTTCGCCGAAGCCGACGCGCGCGCGCCGCTGGTGCGCGCCGATCCTCGGCTGGCGGAGCTGCTGCGCAGTCACGCCGACCTCGTGCTGGCCACCGCCCGGCCGATCGCGGGACCGCTGGAGTCCTTCCGGATCGCGCTCGCGGCGGCGATCGATGACCGCGACGCCTCGCTCGGGGCCGTCGCACGCAGGTTGGCGGTGAGCACCCGCAGTTTGCAACGACGACTGTCCGAGCAGGACACCACGTGGCGCGCAGAATACGACCTCGCCCGCTACGAGCGGGCACGCGTCCTGCTCGCCGAGGGCCGGTCGACCACCGCGGCGATCGCCGGTCGGCTGGGATTCGCCGACGACCGGGCGCTGCGCAAGGCCTACCGGCGGTGGAGCGGCTCACCCCCGTCGGGAGCCGGAAAGCGCTGA